The following are encoded in a window of Collinsella aerofaciens genomic DNA:
- a CDS encoding ABC transporter ATP-binding protein translates to MLKLSHVKKTFNKGTVTEKRALTGVDLTLNDGDFVTVIGGNGAGKSTLLNMIAGVYPLDSGVIELDGTDISRLSESQRAKYLGRVFQDPMRGTAADMQIAENLALAKRRGQRRGLSWGVTKAEKDEYVELLKRLDLGLDTRLNAKVGLLSGGQRQALTLLMATLTKPRLLLLDEHTAALDPKTASKVLNLTEEIVDENHLTTLMVTHNMNDAIRLGNRLIMMHEGHVIYDVAGDEKKSLTVADLLQKFEEVSGGELANDRMLLS, encoded by the coding sequence ATGCTTAAGCTCTCGCACGTCAAGAAGACCTTTAACAAGGGCACCGTCACCGAGAAGCGCGCGCTCACCGGCGTCGACCTCACCCTGAATGACGGCGACTTTGTAACCGTGATCGGCGGCAATGGCGCCGGCAAGTCCACGCTGCTCAACATGATCGCCGGCGTGTACCCGCTCGATTCGGGCGTTATTGAGCTCGACGGCACCGACATCTCGCGCCTGAGCGAGTCGCAGCGCGCCAAGTACCTGGGCCGCGTGTTTCAGGACCCCATGCGCGGTACCGCTGCCGACATGCAAATCGCCGAGAACCTGGCCCTCGCCAAGCGTCGCGGCCAGCGTCGCGGCCTTTCGTGGGGCGTCACCAAGGCCGAGAAAGATGAGTACGTTGAGCTGCTCAAGCGCCTGGACCTTGGTCTGGACACGCGTCTCAACGCCAAGGTCGGCCTGCTCTCGGGCGGCCAGCGCCAGGCACTCACCCTGCTCATGGCCACGCTCACCAAGCCACGCCTGCTGCTGCTCGACGAGCACACCGCGGCCCTCGACCCCAAGACGGCCTCTAAGGTGCTCAATCTGACCGAGGAGATCGTCGACGAGAACCACCTCACCACGCTCATGGTCACGCATAACATGAACGACGCTATCCGTCTGGGCAACCGTCTGATCATGATGCACGAAGGCCACGTGATCTACGACGTGGCGGGCGATGAGAAGAAGTCGCTCACCGTAGCCGACCTGCTGCAGAAGTTCGAGGAGGTCTCGGGCGGCGAGCTCGCCAACGACCGCATGCTGCTGAGCTAA
- a CDS encoding metallophosphoesterase family protein yields MKILAIADTEERCLWECFRKERFEGVDLILSAGDLDPDYLEFLVTVINKPLIYVRGNHDDRYARHAPGGCICVEDSVYTYRGIRIAGLGGSMRYRDGANMYTEREMSKRMRKLSRKVRMVGGCDILLTHAPAAGMGDLDDLPHRGFECFNTALESWNPDYMVHGHVHQSYGCDFQRERQHVCGTTIINACGYTQFELDQTHYPIRGWQAAWLNSQTMRRELKRHEAIESSTARTPW; encoded by the coding sequence ATGAAAATCCTTGCCATAGCCGATACCGAAGAACGATGCCTTTGGGAGTGCTTTCGCAAGGAACGCTTTGAGGGCGTCGACCTGATTTTGTCCGCCGGCGATCTGGACCCGGACTATCTTGAGTTTTTGGTTACGGTCATCAACAAACCGCTCATCTACGTGCGCGGCAATCACGATGACCGCTACGCACGTCATGCACCGGGTGGATGTATCTGCGTAGAGGACAGCGTGTACACGTACCGAGGGATTCGCATTGCGGGCCTTGGCGGGTCCATGCGTTATCGCGACGGCGCCAACATGTACACCGAACGCGAGATGTCCAAGCGCATGCGTAAGCTGTCGCGTAAGGTTAGGATGGTCGGCGGGTGCGACATTCTGCTTACCCATGCACCCGCCGCCGGTATGGGTGATCTGGACGATCTGCCGCATCGAGGATTCGAGTGTTTTAACACAGCACTCGAATCCTGGAATCCCGACTACATGGTGCACGGGCATGTGCACCAAAGCTACGGTTGCGATTTTCAGCGCGAGCGTCAGCATGTGTGTGGAACGACGATCATCAACGCCTGCGGCTATACGCAGTTTGAGCTCGACCAGACGCACTACCCCATCCGCGGCTGGCAAGCAGCTTGGCTCAACTCACAAACCATGCGCCGCGAGCTCAAACGCCACGAAGCCATCGAGTCTTCAACAGCCAGAACACCCTGGTAA
- a CDS encoding ABC transporter permease: MLIALQGAVSQGVLWGIMVLGVFITFRLLDIPDMTCDGSFALGGCVCAVLIVNNNVDPLLAVLAGMCAGAIAGAVTGILTTVFEIPAILAGILTQISLWSINLRIMGKSNTPILAKGTVFSAVSNMTGLPQSTVAIILGILLAVAIVAILYWFFGTEIGSALRATGNNEYMIRALGVNTNSTKMIALVLSNALIGLSGALICQSQKYADIGMGTGAIVIGLAAIVIGEVLGRLLPGGLTQFSVRLASAVFGSVVYFLIRAIVLQLGMDANDMKLLSAVIVAVALCVPVVWERYKLRSSYTKGDEADA, encoded by the coding sequence ATGCTCATTGCATTGCAGGGCGCCGTTTCGCAGGGCGTCCTCTGGGGCATTATGGTGCTTGGCGTGTTTATCACGTTCCGCCTGCTCGACATTCCCGATATGACCTGCGACGGCAGCTTTGCCCTCGGCGGCTGCGTCTGCGCTGTGCTCATCGTCAATAACAACGTCGACCCGCTGCTCGCCGTGCTGGCCGGTATGTGCGCCGGCGCCATCGCGGGTGCCGTCACGGGCATTTTGACCACCGTCTTCGAGATTCCCGCGATCCTCGCCGGAATCCTCACCCAGATCAGCCTGTGGTCCATCAACCTGCGCATCATGGGCAAGTCCAATACGCCAATTCTTGCCAAGGGCACCGTGTTCTCGGCCGTCAGCAATATGACCGGTCTGCCGCAGTCCACCGTTGCCATCATCTTGGGCATCCTGCTCGCCGTGGCTATCGTTGCCATCCTGTATTGGTTCTTTGGCACCGAGATCGGCTCGGCGCTGCGCGCCACCGGCAACAACGAGTACATGATCCGCGCTCTGGGCGTCAACACCAACTCCACCAAGATGATCGCCCTCGTGCTCTCCAACGCCCTCATCGGCCTTTCGGGCGCGCTTATCTGCCAGAGCCAGAAGTATGCCGACATTGGTATGGGCACCGGTGCCATCGTTATCGGTCTTGCCGCCATTGTTATCGGTGAGGTGCTCGGCCGTCTGCTGCCCGGCGGCCTCACGCAGTTTAGCGTCCGTCTTGCCTCCGCCGTCTTTGGCTCCGTGGTGTACTTCCTTATCCGCGCCATCGTGCTGCAGTTGGGCATGGACGCCAACGACATGAAGTTGCTCTCCGCCGTGATCGTCGCCGTGGCCCTGTGCGTGCCCGTGGTTTGGGAGCGCTATAAGCTCCGCAGCTCCTACACGAAGGGGGATGAGGCAGATGCTTAA
- a CDS encoding mechanosensitive ion channel family protein — protein sequence MELFEPILHFFEQRWVHNIIWAVILAIGTAVAAKVVSKTLNHLLNRDDNPLPASSIFINIARAVIWMIGGSFILDNCFGINANALVAALGVGGIAISLGFQDTLSNLIGGMQVTFMGIIKPGDNIEVGGVSGVVQDITWRHTTIEDACGQTIIVPNSNISKNTLVHLMPFGRVAVPVAVKDTSKWASLDVLADELTSATKTAVLPISGFDKEPYVLFSEIGDFGIKGKIIFIVSDDSTTFTAADACIRAIAPIIA from the coding sequence ATGGAATTGTTTGAGCCGATTCTTCATTTCTTTGAGCAACGGTGGGTCCACAACATCATCTGGGCCGTCATCTTGGCGATAGGCACCGCCGTCGCCGCCAAGGTCGTATCCAAGACCCTGAACCATCTGCTTAACCGAGACGATAACCCGCTTCCGGCATCGAGTATCTTCATCAACATCGCGCGCGCCGTCATCTGGATGATCGGCGGCAGCTTTATCCTCGACAACTGCTTTGGCATTAACGCAAACGCGCTCGTCGCCGCTCTTGGCGTCGGCGGCATCGCTATCTCGCTCGGCTTTCAGGACACGCTGTCAAACCTTATCGGCGGCATGCAGGTGACCTTTATGGGCATCATCAAGCCCGGCGACAATATCGAGGTCGGCGGCGTATCCGGCGTGGTCCAAGACATCACTTGGCGCCATACAACGATTGAGGATGCCTGTGGACAGACCATCATTGTGCCCAACTCCAACATTTCCAAGAACACACTCGTGCATTTGATGCCCTTTGGGCGCGTGGCCGTGCCCGTTGCCGTAAAGGACACGTCCAAGTGGGCTTCCCTTGACGTGCTGGCAGACGAGCTGACCAGCGCCACCAAGACCGCCGTGCTTCCCATCTCGGGCTTTGACAAGGAGCCCTACGTACTCTTTAGCGAAATCGGCGACTTTGGCATCAAAGGAAAGATCATCTTTATCGTCAGCGACGACAGCACTACTTTCACGGCAGCCGACGCCTGCATCCGTGCCATCGCCCCCATCATCGCCTAA
- a CDS encoding BMP family ABC transporter substrate-binding protein: MEEAYRQARKRGEQGRRRAISQSEHPYLTDLDSLVAQLPLGQRENVGLRDIPLEMVVGTVTKGRQSAFSCNFMPLLPFNTEFARKWSNLYDIQVTEGYRDPIIVTEFMHRFYVQEGNKRVSVLKFLDAPTVSARVTRLYPGTWDSVESRLYGEFCAFWRVCPLYEIEFSREGSYETLAKMLGRNLIEKWPQKKVDYLRHTFLLFKRAYLRAGGDHLDITPADAMLVYLNVYNQDRLLDTPTDIVVNRLCKIWRELVIAGKNDEDKVDLVEAPSVDEEESPAKSTSGVLNFFMGKTVYSAANPLRIAFIHEFPCAASSWDSLHDQGRQYLDEHFDGIVRTEAFEDCHDPDVFYAAVETAVKHGDNVIFSTSHRLMEYTLRAAVEYPQVRFLNCSIGLPHQSVRSYFGKMYEAKFLLGALAASMADNHRIGYHASVFASGALSEINAFAIGASLLDPRAQIILTWGDVPAGGLAEAMCREGVSVMTGADMSKSLEDPTAYGLHRLVDGKVTGIAMPVWNWGRYYELIVRSLLHGTWDETSDDNQVRAVNYWYGMSSGVIDIRYAPGLPYQTRKLVQLLRNGIVEGSINPFGGELHSQNGVVQIEGFPPLPSTQIVEMNWLADNVVGTIPQLDDEPKVPAL; this comes from the coding sequence ATGGAAGAGGCCTATCGTCAAGCACGCAAGCGCGGCGAGCAGGGACGCCGTCGCGCCATCAGCCAAAGCGAGCACCCGTACCTTACGGACCTCGACAGCCTCGTTGCCCAGCTCCCCTTAGGTCAGCGAGAGAATGTCGGCCTAAGGGATATTCCGCTCGAAATGGTCGTCGGCACAGTCACCAAAGGCCGTCAGTCCGCCTTTTCATGCAACTTTATGCCCCTGCTGCCGTTTAACACTGAGTTCGCCCGCAAGTGGTCCAACCTCTACGACATCCAGGTAACCGAGGGCTATCGCGATCCCATCATCGTCACCGAGTTCATGCATCGGTTCTATGTCCAGGAAGGCAACAAACGCGTCAGTGTCCTCAAATTCCTGGACGCTCCAACGGTTTCGGCCAGGGTCACCCGTCTCTACCCCGGCACATGGGATTCCGTCGAAAGCCGCCTGTACGGTGAATTCTGCGCGTTTTGGCGCGTCTGCCCCCTATACGAAATCGAGTTCTCGCGTGAGGGAAGCTACGAGACGCTCGCCAAGATGCTCGGTCGGAACCTTATCGAAAAATGGCCGCAGAAAAAGGTCGACTACCTGCGCCACACCTTCCTGCTCTTTAAGCGCGCCTACCTTCGCGCAGGCGGCGACCACCTGGACATTACGCCCGCCGACGCCATGCTCGTCTACCTCAATGTGTACAACCAGGACCGCCTGCTGGATACGCCGACGGATATCGTCGTAAACCGCCTGTGCAAGATTTGGCGCGAGCTGGTCATTGCCGGCAAAAACGACGAGGACAAGGTCGATCTTGTCGAAGCGCCGAGCGTCGATGAGGAGGAGTCGCCCGCCAAGTCCACCTCCGGCGTGCTCAACTTCTTTATGGGCAAGACTGTCTATTCGGCGGCCAACCCCCTGCGTATCGCCTTTATCCATGAGTTCCCCTGTGCGGCGTCGAGCTGGGACAGTCTGCACGACCAAGGACGTCAGTATCTCGATGAGCACTTTGACGGTATCGTGCGCACCGAGGCGTTCGAAGACTGTCACGATCCGGACGTGTTCTACGCCGCCGTGGAAACGGCTGTCAAACATGGAGACAACGTCATCTTCTCGACCTCGCACCGCCTGATGGAATACACGCTCAGAGCTGCCGTTGAGTATCCCCAGGTTCGGTTCCTTAACTGCTCTATCGGCCTTCCCCACCAAAGCGTCCGTTCGTACTTTGGCAAGATGTACGAGGCCAAGTTCCTCCTGGGCGCCCTTGCCGCCAGCATGGCGGACAACCATCGCATCGGCTACCACGCGTCGGTCTTCGCATCCGGCGCGCTCAGCGAGATCAATGCCTTTGCCATCGGTGCCTCGCTGCTCGACCCCCGCGCGCAAATTATCCTCACCTGGGGCGATGTGCCCGCCGGCGGTCTCGCCGAGGCCATGTGCCGCGAAGGCGTGAGCGTCATGACCGGCGCTGACATGTCAAAGTCGCTCGAAGACCCTACGGCCTACGGACTCCACCGCCTGGTCGATGGCAAGGTTACCGGCATCGCCATGCCGGTATGGAACTGGGGCCGTTACTACGAGCTCATCGTTCGCAGCCTTCTGCACGGCACGTGGGACGAGACCAGCGATGACAACCAAGTGCGCGCCGTCAACTACTGGTACGGCATGAGCTCCGGCGTTATCGACATCCGTTACGCTCCGGGCCTACCCTACCAGACGCGCAAACTCGTGCAGTTGCTCCGCAACGGCATTGTCGAGGGATCCATCAACCCCTTTGGCGGCGAGCTCCACAGTCAGAACGGCGTGGTACAGATCGAAGGCTTCCCTCCGCTGCCGAGCACGCAGATTGTCGAGATGAATTGGCTGGCGGATAACGTGGTAGGCACCATTCCGCAGCTCGACGATGAGCCGAAAGTCCCTGCCCTATGA
- a CDS encoding bifunctional metallophosphatase/5'-nucleotidase, which translates to MKRLPRLALAAALFAGALAGIPSLAFAGNLPAAIDGSVAVMHTNDIHGSYKYSYNASKGTGTVGFDGLAVLYSAQNSAPDLLLDAGDTFHGQSFATMSEGKSIAELMDTFYVDGYDATTPGNHDWSYGADKLRTMTGYSTTGTPFAMLCANAKSTSGVWSSSITKTLDRTWEDTEDHSTFDYKIKVGVVGAMDESLGSSLRADLVAGTSFSSAANAINTEAEQLRKEGCDVVVCIAHTLDAKTFATRLRGVDALIAGHEHINLNEKVTGADGKTIHVVEAGSAFAEVGLLSIPYKYNTNDTETTDDDTVTVPADGSDEKLYTAKNVNDLLADPDKGSDYQSRLEAVRNKIKPLDEDFENESNKVLGTSTTNYFYGEDAAGTHGWEMVRTTDFRPSKEGDTTKAQTIGHVICGSYLALTGADFLAALEHSLQISDDCNDSYELQQAYVAAGHTEQEAQNKYKWRDDSGSVLSFGGINVTIDWTQPEGKRIVSATLTKDGSTFDPTKTYTVATNNYIITNTTDFPTFANATKHTEWGTCESALRALIGQNGWESKMAGLAGTIGFGSAAVDPTPSPAPTPKPSSKTDTATTKVITKKTTGKLAATGDRTLAVVGACLIGGIIVIMLGIIWKRRR; encoded by the coding sequence ATGAAAAGACTCCCCCGCCTTGCGTTAGCCGCCGCGTTGTTTGCCGGCGCGCTCGCAGGCATCCCAAGCCTCGCTTTCGCGGGGAACCTGCCCGCCGCCATTGACGGCTCCGTGGCCGTCATGCACACCAACGACATCCACGGCAGCTACAAGTACAGCTACAACGCAAGCAAGGGCACCGGCACTGTGGGCTTTGATGGGCTGGCGGTTCTCTATAGCGCCCAAAACAGCGCCCCCGATCTTTTGCTCGATGCGGGCGACACCTTCCACGGGCAGTCCTTCGCCACCATGAGCGAGGGCAAGAGCATCGCCGAGCTCATGGACACCTTCTATGTAGACGGCTACGACGCGACCACGCCGGGCAACCACGACTGGAGCTACGGCGCAGACAAACTCCGCACCATGACCGGCTACAGCACCACCGGCACGCCCTTCGCCATGCTCTGCGCGAACGCGAAGTCCACGAGCGGCGTATGGAGCTCGAGCATCACGAAGACGCTCGATCGCACCTGGGAGGATACCGAGGATCACTCCACATTCGACTACAAAATCAAGGTCGGCGTCGTGGGTGCCATGGATGAGTCGCTAGGTTCCTCGCTGCGCGCGGACCTGGTCGCGGGCACCAGCTTCTCGAGTGCCGCGAACGCCATCAATACCGAGGCAGAGCAGCTGCGCAAGGAGGGCTGCGATGTTGTTGTGTGTATCGCGCACACGCTCGACGCCAAGACCTTTGCCACGCGACTCCGTGGCGTCGATGCCCTTATCGCAGGCCACGAGCACATCAACCTTAACGAGAAGGTGACGGGAGCCGACGGCAAGACGATCCACGTTGTCGAGGCAGGCAGCGCCTTTGCCGAGGTGGGGCTGCTTTCCATTCCGTACAAGTACAACACGAATGACACCGAGACGACCGACGATGACACGGTCACGGTCCCTGCAGACGGTAGCGACGAGAAGCTCTACACCGCCAAGAACGTCAACGACCTTTTGGCAGACCCCGACAAGGGCTCCGACTACCAAAGCCGCCTTGAAGCCGTCCGCAACAAGATCAAGCCGCTCGACGAGGACTTTGAAAACGAATCGAACAAGGTGCTCGGCACATCCACCACCAACTATTTCTACGGCGAGGACGCCGCAGGCACGCATGGTTGGGAAATGGTGCGCACCACCGATTTCCGCCCCAGCAAGGAGGGCGACACCACCAAGGCCCAGACCATCGGCCACGTGATTTGCGGCTCCTATCTTGCCCTGACGGGCGCGGACTTCCTCGCAGCGCTCGAGCACTCGCTACAAATCAGCGACGATTGCAACGACAGCTACGAGCTTCAGCAGGCTTATGTGGCGGCCGGTCACACCGAGCAGGAGGCGCAAAACAAGTACAAGTGGCGCGATGACTCTGGCAGCGTTCTCTCCTTTGGCGGCATCAACGTGACGATTGATTGGACGCAGCCCGAAGGCAAGCGCATTGTGAGTGCCACACTCACCAAAGACGGCAGCACGTTCGATCCCACCAAGACCTATACCGTCGCCACCAACAACTACATCATTACCAACACGACCGACTTCCCCACCTTCGCAAACGCCACCAAGCACACCGAGTGGGGTACCTGCGAGTCAGCGCTAAGGGCGCTGATCGGGCAGAACGGCTGGGAGAGCAAGATGGCCGGGCTCGCCGGCACCATCGGCTTCGGCTCCGCAGCCGTGGACCCCACGCCCTCACCGGCCCCGACGCCTAAGCCCTCGTCTAAGACGGACACGGCGACCACGAAGGTCATCACCAAGAAGACGACCGGTAAGCTTGCCGCAACGGGAGACCGCACGCTGGCAGTAGTTGGCGCGTGCCTTATCGGCGGCATCATCGTCATCATGCTCGGCATTATCTGGAAGCGTCGACGCTAA